A section of the Methanocaldococcus sp. FS406-22 genome encodes:
- a CDS encoding RNA-guided endonuclease TnpB family protein: MPNKTKSKNSQELSYQIVLSYKVRHNHLLKTFLIECRNKLNTAIDIIWNNIEYSKERKPKIPKSNKFKRDLRNKLLKDWNYASHYIDGVIKTAYSILESWASNYKKGYRTKTKPIVKRLFVRVKTTLIKYDKEKGEVRITIKPRKEYLILNIKDEWFFDKVKDLTIGEIILKENEAFLTFKDNLNYSDKEIIVGVDSNLKSLDLYHPIKGWIRIDLSELHRLKEVYDRKIDFLKKLLKKCPLRSLRKIKRLFERRRNRVNDFLHKLTIQLSQLFPNAIFVFEDLDKRRMYKHKTFNRKLDRVNWNGIIEKLSYKTIVILVNPAYTSTTCPVCGSRMESQEGQVMYCYNCLSSFNRQLVGCFNIFRRGLGKIKELMGGSGVTTTGAEVSFGKLMTPNPNVVYKVDYNGKYLMRIT, from the coding sequence ATGCCGAATAAAACTAAATCAAAAAACAGCCAAGAATTGTCTTATCAAATCGTTCTATCTTACAAAGTTAGACATAATCATCTACTTAAAACTTTTTTAATCGAATGTAGAAACAAATTAAATACAGCCATTGACATAATTTGGAATAACATCGAATATTCTAAAGAGAGAAAGCCAAAAATTCCAAAATCTAACAAATTCAAAAGAGATTTGAGAAATAAGCTATTAAAAGATTGGAATTATGCTTCTCATTACATCGATGGAGTTATAAAAACTGCGTACTCTATTTTAGAAAGTTGGGCTTCGAATTATAAAAAAGGTTATAGAACTAAAACAAAACCGATAGTTAAAAGATTGTTCGTTAGAGTTAAAACTACTCTAATAAAATACGATAAAGAAAAAGGGGAAGTGAGAATAACGATAAAACCAAGAAAGGAATATTTAATCTTAAACATTAAAGATGAATGGTTTTTCGATAAGGTTAAGGACTTAACAATTGGAGAAATCATTTTAAAGGAAAATGAAGCATTTTTAACGTTTAAAGATAACTTAAATTATTCAGACAAAGAAATAATTGTTGGAGTAGATAGTAACTTAAAATCTCTCGACTTATACCACCCGATAAAAGGTTGGATTAGAATAGATTTGTCTGAACTACACCGACTTAAAGAGGTTTATGATAGAAAAATCGACTTTCTTAAAAAACTGCTCAAAAAATGTCCTTTAAGGTCTTTAAGAAAGATAAAAAGATTATTCGAAAGGAGGAGAAATAGAGTTAATGACTTTTTACACAAGCTTACTATCCAATTATCTCAATTGTTTCCTAATGCTATCTTTGTCTTTGAGGATTTGGATAAGAGGAGGATGTATAAGCATAAGACCTTTAATCGAAAGTTGGATAGGGTTAATTGGAATGGTATAATTGAAAAACTCAGTTATAAGACGATTGTTATTTTGGTTAATCCCGCCTATACTTCGACAACCTGTCCTGTATGCGGGAGTAGAATGGAGTCCCAAGAAGGGCAGGTTATGTATTGCTATAATTGTTTAAGCTCTTTTAATCGTCAGTTAGTAGGTTGTTTTAATATTTTTAGAAGAGGTTTAGGAAAGATTAAGGAGTTGATGGGTGGCTCTGGGGTTACCACGACAGGGGCGGAGGTTTCCTTTGGGAAACTGATGACGCCCAATCCCAACGTGGTCTATAAGGTAGATTATAATGGAAAGTATCTAATGAGAATTACCTAA
- a CDS encoding EamA family transporter gives MDIAIILGLLVAVFYGVGTFFAKIVCEKNPLFQWIVVNIVGIILCLIILIKYKNIIITEQKILSYAIISAILVVIGSLLLYYALYKGKASIVVPLSSIGPAITVALSIMFLKESLTISQMIGIVFIIVGIILLSISN, from the coding sequence ATGGATATAGCGATAATATTGGGGCTCTTAGTGGCTGTATTTTATGGTGTTGGAACGTTTTTTGCAAAAATCGTTTGTGAAAAAAACCCATTATTCCAATGGATAGTGGTAAACATAGTTGGAATTATACTATGTTTGATCATATTAATTAAATATAAGAATATAATTATAACCGAGCAAAAAATTCTTAGTTATGCCATAATATCAGCAATTTTAGTTGTTATTGGCTCTCTACTGTTATACTATGCATTATATAAAGGAAAAGCGAGTATTGTTGTGCCTTTATCGTCAATAGGCCCTGCAATAACAGTAGCTTTATCGATAATGTTTTTAAAAGAGAGCTTAACAATTTCCCAAATGATTGGCATAGTTTTTATAATTGTTGGGATTATACTTCTTTCAATATCTAACTGA
- a CDS encoding calcium/sodium antiporter produces MLILGIGYFLLGLILLYYGSDWFVLGSERIARHFNVSNFVIGATVMAIGTSLPEILTSAYASYMHAPGISIGNAIGSCICNIGLVLGLSAIISPIVVDKNLQKNILAYLLFVVFTAVIGIDGFSWIDGIILLILFAFYLRWTIKNGSVGEIEENNNKNSGHSIVFSLVLLIIGLVGVLVGAELFVDGAKKIATALNISDKVIGFTLVAFGTSVPELMVSLAAAKRNLGGMVLGNVVGSNIADIGGALAVGSLFMYLPPAPIQMGVLTVMSLLLYLFAKYSKIGRWQGLLFLTLYIIAIALLRMG; encoded by the coding sequence ATGCTGATTTTGGGGATTGGTTACTTTCTATTAGGGCTTATATTGCTGTATTATGGGAGTGATTGGTTCGTTTTAGGGAGTGAAAGAATAGCAAGGCACTTTAATGTATCAAATTTTGTCATTGGAGCTACTGTCATGGCTATAGGGACTTCTTTACCAGAGATATTAACCTCTGCCTATGCCTCTTACATGCATGCTCCCGGCATATCAATAGGAAATGCCATTGGTTCATGTATTTGCAATATTGGTTTAGTTCTTGGGCTAAGTGCGATTATAAGCCCTATAGTGGTTGATAAAAACCTGCAAAAAAATATTCTTGCCTATCTTTTGTTTGTTGTATTTACTGCAGTTATTGGAATTGATGGATTTTCATGGATTGATGGAATAATTTTACTAATACTTTTTGCATTTTATTTAAGATGGACTATAAAGAATGGAAGTGTAGGGGAGATAGAAGAAAACAATAATAAAAACAGCGGTCATTCAATAGTGTTTTCTTTAGTATTATTAATAATTGGTTTAGTTGGGGTCTTAGTTGGAGCGGAGCTTTTTGTAGATGGGGCAAAAAAGATAGCTACTGCCTTAAATATATCTGATAAGGTTATTGGCTTCACATTGGTGGCATTTGGAACGTCTGTTCCAGAGCTGATGGTTTCTTTAGCGGCGGCAAAAAGAAACCTTGGAGGAATGGTCTTAGGAAATGTTGTTGGAAGTAATATAGCAGATATTGGTGGAGCTTTGGCAGTTGGAAGCTTATTTATGTATCTTCCTCCAGCACCTATCCAAATGGGTGTGCTGACAGTTATGAGTCTTCTGCTATATCTATTTGCAAAATACTCAAAAATTGGCAGATGGCAGGGGTTATTGTTTTTAACCCTATATATAATTGCAATAGCTCTATTGAGGATGGGATAA
- a CDS encoding P-loop NTPase: MKISICGKGGCGKSSVTTLLAKEFAKKGYNVLVIDGDESNLSLHKLLGMDLPKDFIEYLGGRKEFMKKLREKMEGKEVELFEGEISIASLPKEYLVEKDNIKLLAIGKIHDFGEGCACPMGALLREFLKSLKLNDKEVVIVDTEAGIEHFGRGVEGGCDVIIAIVDPTYESIRLSKKIEEIGEKLGKKVYFIVNKVDDETKDLILENINKDKVIAVIPNNKEIMRCGLKGEELSVEIPEIKHIVEILAK; this comes from the coding sequence ATGAAAATCTCTATCTGTGGGAAGGGAGGTTGTGGAAAAAGCTCAGTAACAACGTTACTTGCTAAAGAGTTTGCTAAAAAGGGATATAACGTTTTAGTTATCGATGGAGATGAGTCAAACTTAAGTTTGCATAAGTTGTTAGGCATGGATTTACCAAAGGACTTTATAGAGTATCTTGGTGGAAGAAAGGAGTTTATGAAGAAGTTGAGAGAAAAAATGGAGGGCAAAGAAGTTGAATTATTTGAGGGAGAGATATCTATAGCTTCTTTACCAAAAGAGTATTTGGTAGAGAAAGACAACATCAAACTCTTAGCAATCGGAAAAATCCATGATTTTGGAGAAGGTTGTGCATGCCCAATGGGTGCTTTGCTAAGAGAATTTTTGAAATCTTTAAAGCTAAATGATAAAGAGGTTGTTATTGTCGATACAGAGGCCGGGATAGAGCATTTTGGTAGGGGTGTTGAAGGGGGTTGTGATGTCATCATAGCAATTGTAGACCCAACTTATGAATCAATAAGATTGTCTAAGAAGATTGAGGAGATTGGAGAGAAATTGGGCAAGAAAGTTTATTTCATAGTTAATAAGGTAGATGATGAGACAAAGGACTTAATCCTTGAAAATATCAATAAGGATAAAGTTATTGCAGTTATCCCAAACAATAAGGAGATTATGAGATGTGGGTTAAAAGGAGAGGAGTTAAGTGTTGAAATTCCTGAAATTAAACATATTGTAGAAATTCTAGCTAAATAA
- a CDS encoding ABC transporter ATP-binding protein, translating into MILSVDGVEFAYRSRKVLNNIKFEVKRGEVVSILGVNGAGKSTLLKCINKILKPKRGTILIDNFDIRQLDNLELAKKVGYVPQRAEGNYMTVFDAVLLGRKPHIKWEVSDKDIEITHKVLKLLNLEDYALRYTNELSGGELQKVIIARALVQEPQILLLDEPTNNLDLKNQLEVMRIIRDISKSQNIASIVVMHDLNLALRYSDKFIMLKDGVIYAEGGKEIISPENIKAVYGVDAYVENVRGIPVVIPIR; encoded by the coding sequence ATGATTCTCTCTGTCGATGGAGTTGAATTTGCTTATAGAAGCAGAAAGGTATTAAATAACATAAAATTTGAGGTTAAAAGGGGAGAGGTTGTCTCTATCTTAGGAGTTAATGGAGCTGGGAAATCAACACTCTTAAAATGCATAAATAAAATTTTAAAGCCAAAGAGAGGAACAATATTAATTGATAATTTTGACATAAGACAGTTGGATAACCTTGAATTAGCAAAAAAGGTTGGTTATGTTCCACAGAGAGCTGAAGGAAATTATATGACTGTCTTTGATGCTGTTTTATTAGGAAGAAAGCCACACATAAAATGGGAAGTATCTGATAAAGATATAGAGATAACTCATAAAGTTTTAAAACTTTTAAACTTGGAGGACTATGCTTTAAGATATACAAATGAACTAAGTGGGGGAGAACTGCAAAAGGTTATAATAGCAAGGGCATTGGTGCAAGAACCTCAAATACTGCTTTTAGATGAACCAACAAATAATTTAGATTTAAAGAATCAGTTGGAGGTTATGAGAATTATTAGAGATATATCAAAATCTCAAAATATTGCTTCAATTGTAGTTATGCATGATTTAAACTTGGCTTTAAGATACTCTGATAAGTTTATAATGCTAAAAGATGGAGTTATCTATGCTGAGGGAGGAAAAGAGATTATAAGTCCAGAGAATATTAAAGCTGTTTATGGAGTTGATGCCTATGTTGAAAATGTTAGGGGAATTCCAGTTGTTATTCCAATAAGGTAA
- a CDS encoding iron ABC transporter permease, protein MDIPQKYKAYTKKKIAFGFILLITLFLSAIYALCVGDYKLTVNEVINALLGYGSSNINLVIWNIRLPRIFAAIIAGISLAVAGAVMQCILRNPLASPFTMGISHGAMFGACFAIIMFGFGGAESTGRIFINNPYVITIFAFLGALIGVVVILLLAKLRGLTPEAMILAGVAMSSLFTAGTMLIQYFADDLQLAAMVYWTFGDLGRPIWTEIYIMTAVMIPSLIYFIYKRWDYNALEAGEETAKSLGVNTEKTRLIGMLVASLLTSVNVAFLGIIGFVGLICPHIVRICIGGDYRFLIPISALFGAVLLLIADTFARTIIAPIVLPVGILTSFLGAPMFLYLLLKMYKRV, encoded by the coding sequence ATGGATATTCCTCAAAAGTATAAAGCATATACAAAGAAAAAGATAGCTTTTGGATTTATACTACTTATAACCTTATTTTTAAGTGCAATCTATGCCCTATGTGTTGGAGATTATAAGCTAACTGTCAATGAGGTTATAAATGCTCTACTCGGTTATGGGAGCAGTAATATAAACTTAGTTATTTGGAATATAAGATTGCCAAGGATATTTGCCGCAATAATTGCTGGAATCTCTTTAGCTGTAGCTGGGGCAGTTATGCAGTGCATCTTAAGAAACCCATTAGCAAGCCCATTTACAATGGGAATCTCTCATGGAGCAATGTTTGGTGCATGTTTTGCCATAATCATGTTTGGTTTTGGAGGAGCAGAAAGCACTGGAAGGATATTTATCAACAACCCTTATGTGATAACAATCTTTGCATTCTTAGGGGCTTTGATTGGGGTTGTTGTAATCTTACTACTTGCCAAGTTGAGAGGTTTAACACCAGAGGCGATGATTTTAGCTGGAGTGGCAATGAGTTCATTATTTACAGCTGGAACTATGCTTATTCAATACTTTGCAGATGACTTGCAGTTAGCGGCAATGGTCTATTGGACTTTTGGAGATTTAGGCAGACCTATATGGACAGAGATTTATATTATGACTGCAGTTATGATTCCCTCTTTGATATACTTTATCTACAAAAGATGGGATTACAATGCCTTAGAGGCTGGAGAGGAGACAGCTAAATCATTAGGAGTTAATACAGAAAAAACACGACTGATTGGCATGCTTGTAGCTTCATTATTAACAAGTGTAAATGTTGCATTCTTGGGAATAATTGGATTTGTTGGATTGATTTGCCCACATATTGTTAGAATTTGCATTGGGGGAGATTATAGGTTTTTAATCCCAATTTCTGCATTATTTGGGGCAGTTTTATTGTTAATAGCAGATACATTTGCAAGAACGATAATTGCTCCAATTGTCTTGCCAGTTGGGATATTAACATCCTTCTTAGGGGCTCCGATGTTTCTATACTTGCTGTTGAAGATGTATAAAAGAGTATAA
- the tfrB gene encoding fumarate reductase (CoM/CoB) subunit TfrB has product MIKIKVKRFDGKKEYFESYEVPENITVLGALEYINKNYGANILFRASCRNGQCGSCALTINGEPRLACETKVEDGMIIEPLKGFKVIRDLIVDRESYYKKLLGIRNYLIRKNYPEGLEIIPQKYVEENKELRGCIDCLSCLSVCPAREVSDYPGPTFMRQLARFAFDKRDEDSREITAYFENIYNCTTCAKCVEVCPKEIDIVHKAIERLRALAFSKGYYIDNHLKVRENVLKYNRSVVEEDLPLLKQVDDFYPAENEKLRVAFFTGCLVDFRLQNVGKDAIKVLNAHGVSVVIPKNQVCCGSPFFRTGQRDVAEMLKKKNLEIFNKLDVDCVVTICAGCGSTLKNDYKEREFEVKDITEVLTEVGLLKYKPLKMRVTYHDPCHLRRGQGIYEQPREILKSIPELEFVDIEARCCGAGGGVRSGKPDIANLIGKRRAKMIYNANVDAVITVCPFCEYHIRDSLKRFKEENKLDKEIDVMNIVSLLAKVI; this is encoded by the coding sequence ATGATAAAAATAAAGGTTAAGAGATTTGATGGAAAAAAAGAATACTTCGAAAGCTATGAAGTTCCAGAGAATATTACTGTCTTAGGAGCATTGGAATATATAAACAAAAATTATGGAGCTAACATCTTATTTAGGGCATCATGTAGAAATGGGCAATGTGGCTCTTGTGCTTTAACAATAAATGGAGAGCCAAGATTAGCATGTGAAACAAAGGTAGAGGATGGAATGATAATTGAGCCATTGAAGGGATTTAAAGTTATTAGAGACTTAATTGTTGATAGAGAATCATACTACAAAAAATTATTAGGCATAAGAAACTATCTCATAAGGAAAAACTACCCAGAAGGGCTTGAAATCATCCCTCAAAAATATGTTGAAGAGAACAAAGAACTTAGAGGTTGTATTGACTGTCTATCTTGCCTATCTGTATGCCCAGCAAGGGAAGTTAGTGATTATCCCGGCCCAACATTCATGAGACAGTTGGCAAGATTTGCGTTTGATAAGAGGGATGAAGATAGCAGAGAAATAACTGCATACTTTGAAAATATCTACAACTGCACAACGTGTGCAAAGTGTGTTGAGGTCTGCCCAAAAGAGATTGATATTGTACATAAAGCTATAGAAAGATTAAGAGCATTAGCATTTAGTAAGGGCTATTATATAGATAACCACTTAAAAGTTAGGGAAAATGTTTTAAAATACAATAGAAGTGTCGTTGAAGAGGACTTGCCTTTATTAAAACAAGTTGATGATTTCTACCCAGCTGAAAATGAAAAGTTAAGAGTAGCTTTCTTTACTGGATGTTTGGTTGATTTTAGATTGCAGAATGTAGGAAAGGATGCAATAAAGGTTTTAAATGCTCATGGTGTATCAGTTGTTATCCCTAAAAATCAAGTTTGCTGTGGTTCTCCATTCTTTAGAACTGGGCAGAGAGATGTTGCTGAAATGTTAAAAAAGAAGAATTTAGAGATATTTAACAAGTTGGATGTGGATTGTGTTGTAACCATCTGTGCTGGATGTGGAAGCACGTTAAAAAACGATTATAAAGAGAGGGAGTTTGAGGTTAAAGATATAACAGAGGTTTTAACTGAAGTAGGGCTTTTAAAATACAAGCCGTTGAAGATGAGAGTCACTTACCACGACCCATGTCATTTGAGAAGAGGACAAGGCATTTATGAGCAACCAAGGGAGATTTTAAAATCAATTCCAGAACTTGAATTTGTTGATATAGAGGCAAGATGCTGTGGAGCTGGAGGAGGAGTTAGAAGTGGAAAGCCAGATATCGCCAATTTAATAGGAAAAAGAAGGGCAAAGATGATTTACAATGCCAATGTAGATGCTGTAATAACAGTTTGCCCATTCTGTGAATATCACATAAGAGATAGCTTAAAAAGGTTTAAAGAAGAGAATAAATTGGATAAAGAAATAGATGTTATGAATATCGTCTCTTTATTAGCTAAAGTGATTTAA
- a CDS encoding iron ABC transporter substrate-binding protein, with translation MLKKLIGLLTILIVAVGLCGCMEHNTGEKQTPTTETSKTIKVVDLYGREVEVPKEVNRIVCCGPGCLRLIVYLNATDKVVGVEDAEKKWTPWGRPYRIAHPELANLPTIGQGGPCPKPNPEAIIQVKPDVIFVTYMPKDEVDALQQKTGIPVVVLSYGQLATFNNEDLFKSLELAGKILGKEDRAEEVIKFIKDCQRDLNNRTKDIPDDKKPTVYVGGIGFKGIHGIESTQCKYPPFMAVNAKNIADELGKVGYVQIDREKLLEWNPDVIFIDEFSLKLIKDDYSKNPNFYNSLKAFKTGNVYGLLPYNFYMTNVGTALADAV, from the coding sequence ATGTTAAAAAAGCTAATAGGTTTATTAACAATTCTAATTGTCGCTGTGGGGCTGTGTGGATGTATGGAACATAATACAGGAGAGAAGCAAACTCCAACTACTGAGACTTCTAAAACTATAAAAGTCGTTGATTTATACGGTAGAGAAGTTGAAGTGCCTAAGGAAGTTAATAGAATCGTATGTTGCGGTCCAGGATGTTTAAGGTTAATAGTTTATCTAAACGCAACAGATAAGGTTGTTGGAGTTGAAGATGCTGAAAAGAAATGGACTCCATGGGGAAGACCTTATAGAATTGCACATCCAGAGCTTGCTAACTTGCCAACAATAGGACAAGGAGGGCCATGCCCAAAACCAAACCCAGAAGCTATAATTCAAGTTAAGCCGGATGTAATATTTGTTACATACATGCCAAAGGATGAAGTTGATGCCTTACAACAAAAGACTGGCATTCCAGTTGTTGTTTTAAGCTATGGGCAGTTGGCAACATTCAACAACGAAGATTTATTTAAATCATTAGAACTTGCTGGAAAAATACTGGGTAAAGAGGATAGAGCTGAAGAGGTTATCAAATTTATAAAAGACTGCCAGAGAGATTTAAATAATAGAACAAAGGACATTCCAGATGATAAAAAGCCAACTGTCTATGTTGGAGGTATTGGATTTAAGGGAATACATGGAATTGAGAGCACTCAGTGTAAATACCCACCATTTATGGCTGTTAATGCAAAGAACATTGCAGATGAGTTAGGAAAAGTAGGATATGTTCAGATTGATAGGGAGAAGTTATTAGAATGGAATCCAGATGTTATATTTATTGATGAATTTAGTTTAAAACTAATAAAAGATGATTACAGCAAAAATCCAAACTTCTATAACTCATTAAAGGCATTCAAAACTGGAAACGTTTATGGTTTATTGCCATATAACTTTTACATGACAAATGTAGGGACTGCTTTGGCAGACGCCGTTTGA
- the galU gene encoding UTP--glucose-1-phosphate uridylyltransferase GalU, producing MIKKAVIPVAGFGTRLLPITKAQPKEMLPVVNKPIVQYVVEDLVEAGVKDILFVTGKGKQAIENHFDVNYELECKLEKSGKYELLKIIKEIDNLGNIFYVRQKEQKGLGDAILYGEEFVGEEYFIAMVGDTIYSKNIVKDLIKAHEKYGCSVIALERVPKEDVYKYGVIDGEKIEEGIYRIKNMVEKPKVEEAPSNLIITGAYLLSPKIFEKIRETPPGRGGEIQITDAMNLLLKEEEIIGVEINCKRYDIGDVLGWLKANVEIGAEKFPEFREFLKEFVKNLL from the coding sequence ATGATAAAGAAGGCAGTAATTCCAGTAGCTGGTTTTGGGACTCGACTGTTGCCAATAACGAAAGCACAACCAAAAGAAATGCTCCCAGTTGTGAATAAGCCAATAGTTCAGTATGTTGTTGAGGATTTAGTAGAAGCAGGAGTAAAAGATATTTTATTTGTAACTGGGAAGGGTAAGCAGGCGATAGAAAACCACTTTGACGTAAACTATGAGTTAGAATGCAAATTAGAAAAATCTGGAAAATATGAACTTTTGAAAATCATTAAAGAGATAGACAACTTAGGAAATATATTTTATGTAAGGCAGAAAGAGCAGAAAGGTTTAGGAGATGCTATTTTATACGGGGAGGAGTTTGTTGGGGAAGAATACTTTATAGCAATGGTTGGAGATACAATTTACTCTAAAAATATTGTAAAGGACTTAATAAAAGCCCATGAAAAGTATGGTTGTTCAGTTATCGCCTTAGAGAGGGTTCCAAAAGAAGACGTTTATAAGTATGGAGTAATTGATGGAGAAAAGATAGAGGAGGGGATTTATAGAATAAAAAACATGGTAGAGAAGCCAAAAGTAGAAGAAGCTCCTTCAAATTTAATTATAACAGGAGCTTATTTATTGTCACCAAAAATATTTGAAAAGATTAGAGAAACTCCACCAGGAAGAGGAGGGGAAATCCAAATTACAGATGCCATGAATTTATTGTTAAAGGAGGAAGAGATTATAGGAGTTGAGATTAACTGTAAGAGATATGATATTGGAGATGTTCTTGGATGGTTAAAGGCAAATGTAGAGATTGGAGCTGAAAAATTCCCTGAATTTAGAGAGTTTTTAAAGGAGTTTGTTAAAAATCTACTTTGA
- a CDS encoding U32 family peptidase, whose translation MVELLSPANDLTCLKTAIDYGADAVYCGLKELNMRANAKNFTREELIEGIKYAHDNNRKVYLCTNTVIYENDLKKVEEILDFANSAEVDAVIVSDLGTMQLANELGLRVHASVQCNITNSLTAKFYSKFAKRVILSRELTLNQIREIRENLKKDGVNLELEGFVHGALCVAISGRCFLSSYLFGRHANCGDCLQPCRRKWKLINEHHDGTYEVVCEGKYLLSPKDLCMIEHIPALMEVFDSFKIEGRAKNADYVMRTTKVYREAIDSVLDGTYYDKLEYFKKELQKVYNRGYDTGFYFRDINKNHDFQYEIEGNASKYRKIEIGRVVNFYKKVSVAEIELWGDLKIGDTILIMGKTTGCVEEVVKSMQINHKDVNIAKKGDRVGVKLNHLVREGDRVYLLKEIE comes from the coding sequence ATGGTTGAGTTGTTATCTCCAGCAAATGATTTAACATGCCTAAAAACAGCTATTGATTATGGAGCAGATGCTGTTTATTGCGGATTAAAAGAGCTAAACATGAGAGCTAATGCAAAAAACTTTACAAGAGAGGAGTTGATAGAGGGTATTAAATATGCCCACGACAACAACAGAAAGGTTTATCTCTGCACAAACACAGTTATATATGAGAATGATTTAAAGAAAGTTGAGGAAATCTTAGACTTTGCAAATTCTGCTGAGGTTGATGCTGTAATAGTTAGCGACTTAGGGACTATGCAGTTGGCTAATGAGTTGGGATTGAGAGTTCATGCAAGCGTCCAATGCAACATAACAAACTCCTTAACAGCTAAGTTCTATTCAAAGTTTGCTAAAAGGGTTATACTATCAAGAGAGCTAACTTTAAATCAAATAAGGGAGATTAGAGAGAATTTAAAAAAAGATGGAGTTAATTTAGAGTTAGAGGGTTTTGTTCATGGTGCTTTATGTGTAGCTATAAGTGGAAGATGCTTTTTAAGCTCCTATCTATTTGGAAGGCATGCAAACTGTGGGGACTGCCTACAACCATGTAGAAGGAAGTGGAAGTTGATTAATGAGCATCATGACGGTACTTATGAAGTAGTTTGTGAAGGAAAATATCTACTATCACCAAAAGATTTATGTATGATAGAGCATATTCCAGCATTAATGGAGGTTTTTGATTCATTTAAAATTGAGGGAAGAGCAAAGAATGCAGACTATGTAATGAGAACCACAAAAGTTTATAGGGAGGCAATAGATAGTGTTTTAGACGGCACTTATTATGATAAGCTTGAATACTTCAAAAAAGAGCTTCAGAAGGTTTATAATAGAGGCTATGATACTGGGTTTTACTTTAGAGATATAAATAAAAATCATGATTTCCAATATGAGATAGAAGGAAATGCCTCAAAGTATAGGAAAATTGAAATTGGGAGAGTTGTTAATTTTTACAAAAAGGTTAGTGTGGCAGAGATTGAGCTATGGGGAGATTTAAAAATTGGAGACACAATATTAATAATGGGAAAAACTACTGGCTGTGTTGAAGAGGTTGTTAAATCAATGCAGATAAACCATAAAGATGTAAATATTGCCAAAAAAGGAGATAGAGTTGGGGTTAAGCTAAATCACTTAGTTAGAGAGGGAGATAGGGTTTATCTATTAAAAGAAATAGAGTAG